The region GTCGCGGGGTCCACCGCGTACGGTTCGACGGGCGTTCCGCTGAGAAGTTCCGGGAGCACGTACTTCGCGAAGTTCACGAGGAGGACGAGAGCCATCGGCATGAGGAAGATGCCGTACCACCCGAAGAGGAGAGGGCCGAGCGTGTACGCTATCATCACCGCGCCGACGTGGAGCGACCGACCCGAGACGTACGGTCGCAGAACGAGGTCCGGGATGGTATCGACGACGACGAACGAGACGGCGACGAAGGTGACGACGAACCAGAGCGTCCCAGGGTCCGAGAGGTAGGTGGTGATGCCGAGGTACGCCGCGACGGGGACGTAGACGAGTTTCATGCCGACGACGGGGACGAGACTCGCCGCGCCCGCGAGCAAGCCGACGAGGGCGGCCGCCGGAATCGCGATGCCCGGCGGGGCGACCATGTTCAACCCCGTGTAGGCGATGACGCCGATGGTGCCGGTGAGGACGGCGTTGAGGATGTTTCCGAAGAAGATGCTGTGGAAGTCGCGGTCGACGGCCTTCGCGTACGCCTCGAAGACCCCCCGGTCGTCCGCGAAGCGAACGCGCGTCCACTTCGCGAGGCGGTGGTCGTCGCGGAGGAGGTAGAACGCCATCGCGATCATGACGAACAGGTGCACCGCGCCGACGCCGAGGAAGGCGACGGTTCCGGCGGCGGAGTTCAACGACTCGAAGACGGAGCGGAGTTGCTCCGGCGAGAGGTCCGTCGGTTCGAGCGAAAGGAGGATGGAGGGGTCGGCGAACCGGTAGAACTGGTCGGCGGTGATGGGATAGTTCGAGAGGTCGAACACGCCGCTGTCGGTGAGTTTCAGCGCCTCACCGGCCGCAATCGCCAGCGCGTAGGCGACCAACGAGAGGACGGGCAACGCGAGTGCGAACAGGGCGACGGCGGCGGCGAGACTCGGCGGGCGGACGCGCCGCCGCAAGCGCCGGTAGATGGGCCGCGTGGCGTAGTAGATGAACACCCCGAACACCACGGTTCCGACGAACGAGTAGAAGACGTAGAGGAGGGCGGCGGCGAGGAGCGTCCCGAACGACCACCACGCCAGCCGGGACCGTTCCATCTCCAAGAGTGTCATGTTTCAGTACGAACCCCCGCAGTGCAAAAGTCTATCGCGCAACTGACCAGTCACTCGACCAGCCAGCGGGTTCAAGTGCCGATTCG is a window of Halopelagius longus DNA encoding:
- a CDS encoding AI-2E family transporter, which encodes MTLLEMERSRLAWWSFGTLLAAALLYVFYSFVGTVVFGVFIYYATRPIYRRLRRRVRPPSLAAAVALFALALPVLSLVAYALAIAAGEALKLTDSGVFDLSNYPITADQFYRFADPSILLSLEPTDLSPEQLRSVFESLNSAAGTVAFLGVGAVHLFVMIAMAFYLLRDDHRLAKWTRVRFADDRGVFEAYAKAVDRDFHSIFFGNILNAVLTGTIGVIAYTGLNMVAPPGIAIPAAALVGLLAGAASLVPVVGMKLVYVPVAAYLGITTYLSDPGTLWFVVTFVAVSFVVVDTIPDLVLRPYVSGRSLHVGAVMIAYTLGPLLFGWYGIFLMPMALVLLVNFAKYVLPELLSGTPVEPYAVDPATIELDEPAKSDAEPAAAVGSDGAAAAGGEETEAVSDAGLGADAEADDGAHTPETAGNAERIGQTDDDGPTPS